The window TCGGTACAACATTCTGTATGGCAGACCTCATTGTTAAGGCAGCCGTCAAGGAAGCGCTTCAGGACAAGAACGTGGCCTCGGACTTCTACGACGCCCTCGACGAGGAAGTCAAGGAGCTTCTCGAAGACGCTGCACGCCGTGCTGAGCAGAACGACCGTAAGACGGTCCAGCCCCGCGACCTGTAAATCGGTCTAAACTACTACTACTACTTTCTTTTATCGCAACCCCGCGAGCGACAGCGCAGTCGGGGGGTGTGAGACGTATGTCAGAGCCAGTATCTCACAGTTCAGTGACGTCTACGCCGTCGTCGGTTCCGACGTAGACTACGTCGGCCAGACCGGCGAAGATTCCGTGTTCGACCGCACCGGGGAGTGCAGACAACGACGCCGCGAGGGCTTCAGGGTCGGCCATCTCGCCGAAGTCACAGTCGAGGACGAGGTTCCCGTTGTCGGTGACGACGGGACCGTCTTTTCGTTCGGCCCGCCGAAGCG is drawn from Haloferax litoreum and contains these coding sequences:
- a CDS encoding DUF1931 family protein, with translation MADLIVKAAVKEALQDKNVASDFYDALDEEVKELLEDAARRAEQNDRKTVQPRDL